The following coding sequences lie in one Labrus bergylta chromosome 5, fLabBer1.1, whole genome shotgun sequence genomic window:
- the fer1l4 gene encoding fer-1-like protein 4 isoform X2 has product MSISVNLRRISNLPGRYDRKVELCFRGFTHKTRVLKCENLAIFNEQFRWPHYGKVIREEVLSVSVYNCSKVFSNRLLGKLIVSLQHVVTSGRLLLREPLTDANYSLTDIYIELDVRYHPLEGTAGSWEGLDFLKIEDEDESALVIRNEAFNEPDSQPTFTRPGQLEREVRRLGRSLVRASSGDEDEDDDDFDDDLMDLEASNIIFTPLLSRCRPMSKNVTSASPRVKSFQVNVNIQEAQKLVGVNINPAVFIRVGKQKKHTATQKSTNCPFYNENFQFEFQEDPQILFDKVIELRVFHRRKLAFLMTHIGTFKIDIATVYNQPDHRFYQKWAPLVDPAETRSGIKGYVKASINVLMKGDALSTPSLPPSSSGASEDIEKNLLLPRGIPSERPWARFRVRIYRAEDLPTMDAGLMAKVSKVTDRTVFIDPYVKVTFAGQQGETLIASATSCPVWNEEISFIEQFPPMAQRIRIQILDDAKMGDIALVTHYLDLQQISDPTRNGFNPTFGPCWVNLYGSPQNSTLGDVHQALNQGLGEGIFYRGRILIALCVEVYSSPSAVITDTAALGKMKGALGKLGMRKKTGGKKEKQQGSVAAGSLAGDSGEAAVEVPEAVTVEIEEIHPFPEGFLGQKEDFLLFASLFEITMMDPSIGNRPVTFELSIGSFGKAVRVVRSKKSQSKEELRKSKEELRKSKEELRMSKEELRMSKEELRMSKEELRMSREELSMSKEDINEEARGLLESEEELDKEEVLNPEPENKSLSDALRPEPTEYDRSFQCIPLQPPSSKPKPCLFVWSQFEDYSFRLYQANLLSKMADRLEIGLDEVERLLRRPRSNVKERLLEVLLEFVASCKQFSGFSDRKSQSRPNNLDRCRREFIKKNLVLLARQAVKARRRMTRRTAKQRLMDSRKLLKRLRLLAKEPQNIIPDVFLWLLTGRKRLAYVRIPVHSIYFSLVEEQRGRDCGRLTTLYMKSPGSSASEIFAKLEVYLWFGLAKYSKEVTTCLPEEFLPVYAEEEEEQKRLVHAGKRKLPVSLSCQDSKYYQLRCHLYQGRGLMAADDNGLSDPFAKVVFGTQCQVTRVMSSTLSPAWCECLLFDRVLLEGTKEDLTQDPPLIIINIYDQDQMAAPKPLGRTFAEPEFKTVEQYYKKPHLRFYDISMGKVPAGELLAAFELIELDYSKFGEPLLPSSVDPQELTYLEEQRCYFIPDGVRPVLKTFRIEVLFWGVRELKRVQLFEVERPMVKVECAGRQLESEEIESYQTHPNFKELVLYMDVQLPEQTYLHPPLTLFVVEQRAFGRLALVGTHVVQSLMAYAPAELEGEPEEEEEEQKPKPKPKANQNSMKIRPLSTVKNIGLSGLSITQSKIPMNPIKLLNGPLNKLKDKGEELEEEPPEQEELDWWSKYYASVQELERKAVEEEEMAEAEADKDGGNMTMGNIEEEEEEIVVVEIEPPKRKKIATLKLYGGDLESEFSQFQDWLRIFPLYKGRVSGEDDDDDDEERFMGSYKGSFLVYPIDSGDEEDEEDTTCRITNGIPKNTPIKVLVRVYIVKATTLTPTDPNGKADPYLVVNVGEQSQDTEDRYIPKQLNPTFGEVFEFNISFPLETDLVIQVMDHDMLGSDDVIGETRVDLENRFYSRHRASCSLALYYDADGYNKWRDAKKPSAILAELCRKNGIMSPEYRPSEVKVLNKIFKIPPDAVPEALLKKNQRTPEEEAEMEEHSALSVLQRWGEMKEFIPGAVPLVQEHVEIRSLINQDNPGLPQGYLHMWVDMFPTDVPAPPPVDIKPRKPEQYELRVIIWNTDDVFLDDVNPFTGDPSSDIYVKGWIRGLEGDKQETDVHFNSLTGEGNFNWRFIFRFDYLPTEKEVVFKKKESFFSLEESEFRQPAVMSLQVWDYDRISANDFLGAIEFRLYDMVRPAKTSGKCKIDMAKDRASPRFSIFRAKKMKGWWPLTRLKTAEDFEKEEKEREEAKKKGKKKKKKKKDKRGNMKKEDLEYIDSSGNTYLLMGKVEAELQLVTLEQAEANPVGRARKEPEPLDKPNRPTTSFNWFVNPLKTFIFLIWKKFKKYIIAFVILAVLTLFLGLIVYTLPAQISNLMVNG; this is encoded by the exons caattCCGTTGGCCTCACTACGGAAAAGTGATCAGGGAAGAAGTTTTGTCCGTCAGTGTTTACAACTGCAGTAAAGTCTTCTCCaacag attGTTGGGTAAGCTGATCGTCAGTCTCCAGCATGTTGTTACCTCGGGGAGGCTGTTGCTGCGGGAACCACTCACTGACGCCAACTACAGCCTGACTGAt ATCTACATAGAGCTGGATGTTCGGTATCATCCTCTCGAGGGAACTGCAGGAAGCTGGGAAGGGCTCGACTTCCTAAAAATTGAAGACGAGGATGA GTCAGCTCTGGTCATCAGGAATGAAGCATTTAATGAACCTGACAG TCAACCGACTTTCACTCGCCCAGGTCAGCTAGAGAGAGAGGTCCGGCGTCTGGGGCGGAGCCTGGTCAGGGCTTCATCaggagatgaagatgaagatgatgacgATTTTGATGATGACCTCATGGACCTGGAAGCTTCAAACATCATCTTCACCCCTCTGCTCAG TCGTTGCAGGCCGATGTCCAAAAACGTTACTTCAGCATCGCCCAGAGTCAAGAGCTTCCAG GTGAATGTAAACATCCAGGAGGCTCAGAAGTTAGTCGGTGTAAACATCAACCCTGCAGTTTTCATCAGAGTgggaaagcagaaaaaacacacagcgaCGCAGAAGTCCACCAACTGTCCTTTTTACAACGAG aaTTTCCAGTTTGAGTTCCAGGAGGACCCACAGATCCTCTTTGATAAAGTCATCGAGTTAAGG GTGTTCCACAGGCGCAAACTGGCTTTCCTGATGACCCACATTGGGACCTTTAAGATCGACATCGCCACCGTGTACAACCAGCCAG ACCACAGATTCTACCAGAAGTGGGCTCCTCTCGTGGACCCGGCAGAAACCAGGTCAGGAATCAAGGGTTACGTCAAGGCCAGTATCAATGTGCTGATGAAGGGAGACGCTCTGAGCACGCCCAGTCTGCCTCCCTCCTCATCTGGAGCCAGCGAGGACATAGAGAA GAACCTGCTGCTTCCTCGAGGGATTCCTTCTGAGCGTCCATGGGCTCGATTTCGAGTCCGGATCTACAGAGCCGAGGATCTGCCAACCATGGACGCAGGACTAATGGCCAAGGTGTCAAAGGTCACTGACAGAACCGTCTTCATTGATCCCTACGTAAAAGTGACCTTCGCTGGTCAGCAG ggggaGACGTTGATTGCCAGCGCCACCAGCTGTCCCGTCTGGAACGAGGAAATCTCCTTCATCGAGCAGTTTCCTCCTATGGCTCAGCGAATCAGAATCCAGATTCTCGATGATGCAAAGATGGGAGACATCGCCCTGGTCACGCACTACCTGGACCTGCAGCAGATTTCGGACCCTACCAGGAATG GGTTTAACCCCACCTTTGGTCCATGTTGGGTCAACCTGTATGGGTCTCCTCAGAACTCCACTCTTGGAGACGTCCACCAG GCTTTGAACCAGGGTCTTGGTGAAGGAATCTTCTACCGTGGACGAATCCTCATTGCTCTCTGCGTCGAGGTTtactcctccccctctgccgTTATAACAGACACAGCCGCTTTGGGGAAG ATGAAAGGAGCACTGGGGAAGCTGGGAATGAGGAAGAAGACGGGCGGCAAGAAGGAGAAGCAGCAAG GATCTGTTGCTGCCGGCAGTTTGGCTGGCGATTCAGGAGAAGCAGCAGTTGAGGTACCAGAGGCTGTCACCGTTGAGATCGAGGAGATCCACCCATTCCCTGAG GGTTTTCTGGGACAGAAGGAGGATTTTCTGCTGTTTGCATCTCTGTTTGAAATCACCATGATGGACCCAAGCATAGGAAACAGGCCAGTGACCTTTGAGCTCTCCATTG GGAGTTTCGGGAAAGCAGTGAGGGTTGTGAGATCCAAGAAGAGCCAGAGcaaggaggagctgaggaagagcaaggaggagctgaggaagaGTAAGGAGGAGCTGAGGATGAGTAAGGAGGAGCTGAGGATGAGCAAAGAGGAGCTGAGGATGAGCAAGGAGGAGCTGAGGATGAGCAGGGAAGAGCTGAGTATGAGCAAGGAAGATATAAATGAGGAGGCCCGGGGTCTACTGGAGTCTGAGGAGGAGCTAGACAAAGAAGAGGTGCTGAATCCTGAACCTGAGAACAAGTCCTTGTCTGATGCTTTGAGACCTGAGCCAACTGAGTATGACAG GTCTTTCCAGTGTATTCCTCTCCAGCCCCCCTCCTCAAAACCGAAgccttgtctgtttgtctggAGTCAGTTTGAAGATTACAGCTTTCGACTCTATCAGGCTAACTTGCTCAGCAAGATGGCCGACAGACTG gAGATCGGTCTTGATGAGGTGGAGCGTCTCTTAAGAAGACCCAGGAGTAACGTCAAGGAGCGTTTGTTGGAGGTGTTGCTGGAGTTTGTGGCTTCCTGCAA acagttCAGTGGTTTCTCGGACAGGAAATCTCAGTCCCGTCCCAACAACCTGGACAGATGCAGAAGGGAGTTTATCAAGAAAAATTTA GTCTTGTTGGCGAGACAGGCAGTGAAGGCCAGACGCAGGATGACCAGGCGAACAGCGAAACAGCGGTTAATGGATAGCAGGAAACTCCTTAAGAGACTTCGTCTGCTAGCGAAAGAG CCCCAGAATATCATCCCAGACGTGTTTCTTTGGTTGCTTACTGGAAGAAAGCGATTGGCTTATGTCAGGATCCCCGTCCACTCCATCTATTTTTCATTGGTTGAAGAGCAAAGAGGCCGGGACTGTGGGCGACTTACCACCCTCTACATGAAG tCTCCAGGAAGTTCGGCGAGTGAAATCTTTGCCAAGCTGGAGGTCTACTTGTGGTTTGGTCTTGCAAAGTACAGTAAAGAGGTCACTACCTGCCTGCCAGAGGAGTTTCTGCCAGTCtatgcagaggaggaggaggaacagaagaGGCTGGTCCATGCAGGGAAGAGGAAGCTACCTGTTAGTCTGTCCTGCCAGG acagcaaGTACTACCAGCTACGATGTCACTTGTATCAGGGGCGTGGCCTAATGGCTGCTGATGACAACGGCCTTTCGGATCCCTTCGCCAAGGTTGTCTTCGGAACTCAGTGTCAGGTCACCAGG GTCATGTCTAGCACCCTGTCTCCAGCCTGGTGCGAGTGTTTGCTATTTGACAGAGTTCTTCTGGAGGGAACAAAGGAGGATCTTACACAAGACCCTCCCCTCATAATCATCAACATCTACGACCAAGACCAAATG GCGGCTCCCAAGCCTCTGGGTCGAACCTTTGCTGAGCCGGAGTTTAAAACTGTGGAGCAGTACTACAAGAAGCCCCACCTGCGTTTCTATGACATCAGCATGGGAAAGGTGCCTGCTGGGGAGCTGTTGGCTGCCTTCGAGCTCATTGAGCTGGACTACTCCAAGTTTGGAGAG CCCCTTCTCCCAAGCAGTGTGGACCCGCAAGAACTGACCTACCTAGAGGAGCAGAGATGTTACTTCATCCCGGACGGAGTCCGACCTGTTCTGAAGACCTTCAGGATTGAG GTGCTGTTCTGGGGTGTGAGGGAGCTAAAACGGGTTCAGCTGTTCGAGGTGGAGCGGCCGATGGTAAAGGTGGAGTGTGCCGGACGACAGCTGGAGTCTGAAGAGATTGAGAGTTACCAGACTCACCCAAACTTCAAAGAGCTGGTCCTCTACATGGACGTG CAACTGCCAGAGCAGACCTACCTCCACCCTCCTCTGACATTGTTCGTTGTGGAGCAGCGAGCATTTGGTCGACTTGCTCTTGTCGGGACGCACGTCGTCCAGAGCCTCATGGCCTATGCCCCTGCTGAGCTTGAGGGGGAgcctgaggaggaagaggaagagcaaaaaccaaaaccaaaaccaaaag CAAATCAAAACTCAATGAAGATCAGACCTCTGTCGACAGTGAAGAATATCGGACTCAGCGGTCTGTCGATCACTCAGTCAAAGATTCCTATGAACCCCATCAAGCTGCTTAAT GGCCCTCTGAACAAGCTTAAAGACAAAGGAGAGGAGTTAGAGGAGGAGCCACCTGAGCAGGAGGAGTTGGATTGGTGGTCCAAATATTATGCTTCAGTGCAGGAGTTGGAGAGAAAA GctgttgaggaggaggagatggcaGAGGCAGAAGCAGATAAAG ATGGAGGGAATATGACCATGGGAAAtattgaagaggaggaagaggaaatagTGGTGGTGGAAATTGAGCCTCCAAAACGCAAGAAGATTGCTACACTAAAG TTGTACGGAGGTGATCTGGAGTCAGAGTTCAGTCAGTTTCAGGACTGGCTGCGGATCTTTCCGCTGTATAAAGGCCGAGTAAGcggtgaggatgatgatgacgatgacgagGAGAGATTCATGGGAAGCTACAAG GGGTCTTTCCTGGTCTATCCGATTGATTCGGGAGacgaagaagatgaagaagacacAACCTGTCGGATCACGAATGGAATCCCCAAAAACACACCAATTAAAGTCTTGGTCCGAGTCTATATTGTTAAg GCCACCACTCTGACTCCAACAGACCCGAATGGTAAAGCAGACCCGTATCTGGTGGTCAACGTTGGAGAGCAGAGTCAGGACACCGAGGATCGATACATCCCCAAACAGCTCAACCCAACATTTGGAGA AGTCTTTGAATTCAACATTTCTTTCCCCCTGGAGACGGATTTGGTTATCCAAGTGATGGATCACGATATGCTGGGATCTGATGACGTCATTGGGGAGACAAGAGTCGATCTGGAGAACCGGTTCTACAGCCGCCACAGAGCCAGCTGCAGTCTGGCACTTTACTATGATGC TGACGGCTACAATAAGTGGCGGGATGCCAAGAAGCCGTCGGCCATCTTGGCAGAGCTCTGCAGGAAGAACGGCATTATGTCTCCAGAGTACAGACCGTCTGAAGTCAAAGTTCTCAACAAAATCTTCAAGATCCCACCTGATGCAGTACCTGAAG ctCTTCTGAAAAAGAACCAGCGGACTCCAGAGGAGGAAGCAGAGATGGAGGAACATTCAGCCCTGAGCGTGCTGCAGCGCTGGGGGGAAATGAAAGAGTTCATCCCAGGAGCTGTTCCTCTGGTCCAAGAACACGTGGAGATCCGATCTTTAATAAACCAGGACAACCCTGGACTGCCACAG ggtTACCTTCATATGTGGGTGGACATGTTTCCTACTGACGTCCCAGCTCCGCCTCCTGTTGACATAAAGCCCCGCAAACCTGAACA GTACGAGCTGCGTGTGATCATTTGGAACACTGATGACGTTTTTCTTGATGATGTCAACCCATTCACCGGTGACCCATCCTCAGATATCTACGTTAAGGG ATGGATAAGGGGACTGGAAGGAGACAAACAGGAGACAGATGTCCACTTCAATTCTCTGACTGGAGAAGGAAACTTCAACTGGAGATTCATATTTCGCTTTGACTACCTTCCTACtgag AAAGAGGTGGTGTTTAAGAAGAAGGAGTCCTTCTTCTCTCTAGAGGAGTCAGAGTTCAGACAGCCAGCTGTTATGTCGCTGCAGGTCTGGGACTACGATCGCATCTCAGCCAACGACTTCCTGG GTGCCATTGAGTTTCGTCTGTACGACATGGTGCGTCCAGCAAAAACATCCGGTAAATGTAAGATTGACATGGCCAAGGATCGCGCCAGCCCTCGATTCTCCATCTTTCGTGCAAAGAAGATGAAGGGCTGGTGGCCGTTAACCCGCCTTAAGACGGCCGAGGACTttgagaaggaggagaaggagagggaggaggccaagaagaaggggaaaaagaagaagaagaaaaagaaggacaagAGGGGAAATATGAAGAAGGAGGACCTGGAGTACATTGACAGCAGTGGCAACACTTACTTgttaatg GGAAAGGTGGAGGCGGAGCTTCAGCTGGTGACACTGGAGCAAGCAGAGGCAAACCCTGTGGGACGAGCCCGGAAAGAGCCGGAGCCTTTGGACAAACCTAA TCGCCCCACCACCAGCTTCAACTGGTTTGTCAACCCGCTGAAGAccttcatcttcctcatctGGAAGAAGTTCAAGAAATACATAATCGCTTTCGTCATCCTCGCCGTCCTCACGCTCTTCCTCGGTCTCATCGTCTACACGCTGCCGGCGCAAATCTCCAACCTCATGGTCAACGGGTGA